In Plasmodium vinckei vinckei genome assembly, chromosome: PVVCY_13, a single genomic region encodes these proteins:
- a CDS encoding biotin carboxylase subunit of acetyl CoA carboxylase, putative, whose product MISIFLSILLFVLIFENPTKSIKIKNNYYMHMYNNVNDNNFAEKETRDQYPNRKGPNNVLPENYRNKFMPLFVSKGTNTLNSILKNKTVRYIYNNSERNAQKNSKNNSNGSAFLYTLHKYSNALSSSFKSKSFQGDDFDIEKLRNNNDEDNDSINNVSSRCHSYDIDKTYSYDNIGDNLNEDSEERSFSFTSNRNYAQSDIRNDSNCSYITRHDLKKNNNSINNGEQKVLENLIDNFSNLNLSNNIIDDANLKQSQYSKEFNSYIKSQNDQLLHYYSDSILEHLYSFKKFNTKNKKKKNLNKLFYSFKPLENVHTIQNSVEKEAPALYREKNETSMNSINKRQAKFGNKRIYMKKNDTCERNENKHVDDTEFLTYEETSNIKKKAYRDYINYINERRYPYINYLKTKNEKIIKKLLIANNGMAALKCILSLKEWLFKTFNDENLIQIIVLATEDDIKSNSKYISLSDKVIKVPSGKNSYNYANVSLIVDIAKKENVDAVWPGWGHCSENPLLSSMLEKENIIFIGPTDNVMEALGDKISANILAQSVNVPVVKWSGDNLKINDFENNSINPDIYDKSTVHSLEECISECKRIGYPVMIKASQGGGGKGIRKVENENEIKKYYEQVQNELPNSPIFLMKVCSNVRHIEIQVVGDMYGNVCSLSGRDCTTQRRFQKIFEEGPPSIVPPHTFREMEKASIRLTKMIKYRGAGTIEYLYDQINNKYYFLELNTRLQVEHPVSEGITDTNIVAIQLQVAMGIPLQNIDDIKKLYKIEEKTQKNASLSSDSSSNDKLKLPISEKDNNSVVQNNLSEKLGMFDFYNSMPHTKNHVIAARITAENSNDSFKPTSGLVKNVNFQNSKDVWGYFSINNGFVHEFSDSQIGHIFAKGETREMARKNLILALRKLNIDGEIKTVTKYLAKILESKAFIDNNITTNWLDVVIERKKNIYYNTFHIIILCAAIFKLLIYFMKEMENMEDSLNREDISIKSENSINDISLKGKMKRAYVFDIIFQNVKYMFKGYNTGEDLYKLNINDQEIEILAKYDKENNKIFASFHNQTYIYTCIEDSLGTHMNLGNDNVFIPVITNPYHLISNTNGKIVKYLIKDGEKINKFDDYIEVEAMKMIMTFKSTETGILKHKMSEGAMIKIGDLLGVIEKEKDDHNSPNDDNNNKIIDFIGHLNLSNKNAYELDGTIFPGLTEESHNNEVCCNNIEKEKFENSKNDKIDSTKSINSHSQVDTPNESLSIQDIKTGGVETNEKQFCTEDKQIYNNQVNRRNKLFLKKRNRENNKNSMFRLFSQKNDNNNKIGDSYIESDPTDDTLIYDKINKKNTNNESLASTKKEQEDGTSIPETTKETSIGSKNYLNEKFNYVKKYLTNLNLSITNTINKMSTASNEELINDNSENNLSTTNTMHNDSIDNSGSNESLVTQRTNNISEERIDNSNNFISYENYKNQSYKNKIVSTEIDFPVNFEGKNLDKAKIISDTEIGRSIDDNSQSSRNRDNTNFNEKVELNFDNRKDKGNEFFLELSNTKRIEYLLKGYEQDYEKCFENFLKDKNNFDTNLNYILDKFIEYNHLFSKKEIISEVEIYSILYNSISDKKKQYEVIHAYTYNYLSIKFLEKILNNIINDKKMDLSLQILNKIKILKEFKGKIFGSIILLSRYIIYLHEQIEKIHYLESSFQYNKNMEDMKKQSLQNYIRLLTKSKNMDYYKIDKILNNTNYEEKIKFFLKSPFDIHYFLPLLFKTENYNYQEIFNTYLRNLYKYSTIKAKPHSPNCLIFSINNHEYNNTILNLNEDITIEQFKTMLDDILYKIKSDMINTLHIINKNELFFNSLQNYLDKAAIKVNTLYIYNYFGNKYSEIHKIDMNTYKERKKVQDNPKTNPIETNKNDSTINSKTYLLPFEEEILNSEDIAANFELKNVGQEIFNKTKISLGTYKQNNKYSSLFAQRIIDINDLQKQIDSGNAKIHDEHKQIERTPNGKNNILLPKNIEKDQMSNQIYDLFMSELKESIEDISTYRLNPSIQDIKISSNIIYHIVLPNNSNIKDQINGIKQIYKNFLNKYNELFIDNYVNNVYIKVYTEIKDKANNETKLELNQLLKLHVLFDNEKEVIEQVDKINPVLIDTLYLKRKRARDVDTIYAYDFVNLINIALNRINNTLNDNFNYINSVKEFKLDYSMDKHEEINDAVSADKKEKPQPNKNDKQSKWLFENFENLSNDEIRIKKSLYLSNSLEIGQNKLSVIGLLMNVKTDEYKEGRDIVFIINDITTNGGAFSVLEDELFYGVSCYAREKKIPRISISCNSGAKIGLYNHLMDKIKVSWNDENKKELGYKYLYITEEIKEQIPKKDIIYLREIYENGEKRYIIDAIVGNLNNHIGVENLRGSGLIAGETSKAYDEIFTLSYVTGRSVGIGAYLVRLGKRTIQKKGSSLLLTGFNALNKILGEKVYISNEQLGGVNIMMKNGISQLEAENDQDGVDKIFKWLSYVPKTSDNYFDVLGEDTKLIHNKFQENIKRDVCKSKNINNLIDSDKEFNNYPKGYASDGDIQEYAQKNSLHSSSDSTTFEQENVKESDTSLMDINEKNCDEESVNEINDVIPDNWNQINDIDMDNVNEADIIELLKGSDKRQGFLDKNSYFEYMNEWGKGIITGRGKLGSIPIGFIAVNKNLVTQTVPCDPALKTKAIKTTNAPCVFVPDNSYKTAQSIEDFNKENLPLFVFANWRGFSGGTMDMFNSILKFGSMIVNQLVNYKHPVFVYIPILGELRGGSWVVVDETLNSQIIEMYADTNSKGGILEPPGLVEVKFKFAEIKKLMNNSDPYIIELNKKLATLQNEEEILSVKMEIEKKEKELLPFYLQVCHKYADLHDVSSCMKEKGVIRKIVPWEISRSFFYYRLLRRLILHTLNKKFGDSYAKSDEIKNIIDDLKNSESDDQVVCKRVLTGNVLKNMNKIKDKILHKKTLDGIFKEFQNLSKTQKMELYKKISSYEF is encoded by the exons atgattagtatctttttatcaatattaCTATTTGTTCTCATATTTGAAAATCCAACAAAatctataaaaattaaaaacaattattatatgcacatGTATAATAATGTTAATGACAATAATTTTGCAGAAAAAGAAACGAGAGACCAATACCCAAATAGAAAAGGACCAAATAATGTCTTGCCTGAAAATTATCGAAATAAGTTTATGCCGTTATTTGTGTCTAAAGGAACAAATACATTAAAttccattttaaaaaataaaacggttagatatatatataataattcagAAAGAAATGCgcaaaaaaattcaaagaATAATTCTAATGGTTCTGCATTTCTCTACACCCTTCATAAATATTCGAATGCATTAAGTAGTAGTTTTAAAAGTAAAAGTTTCCAGGGCGATGATTTtgatatagaaaaattgagaaataataatgatgaagatAACGATAgcataaataatgtaagTAGTAGATGTCATAGCTATGACATTGATAAAACTTATTCATATGACAACATAGGggataatttaaatgaagaTTCTGAGGAAAGATCTTTCAGTTTTACATCAAATAGAAACTATGCTCAAAGTGACATTAGAAATGATTCCAATTGCAGCTACATAACTAGACACgatttaaagaaaaataataacagtATAAACAATGGAGAACAAAAAGTTTTAGAGAATCTGATAGACAActtttcaaatttaaacttgtctaataatataattgatGATGCAAATTTAAAGCAATCACAATATTCAAAAGAATTTAACTCTTATATAAAATCACAAAACGACCAACtattacattattattcagATAGCATATTAGAACATCTTTATtcgtttaaaaaatttaatacgaaaaataagaaaaaaaaaaatttgaataaattattttacagCTTTAAACCGTTGGAAAATGTACACACTATTCAAAATAGTGTGGAAAAAGAAGCACCTGCATTATACAGAGAGAAAAATGAGACATCGATGAAcagtataaataaaagacaAGCAAAATTCGGAAATAAACGAATAtacatgaaaaaaaatgatactTGTGaaagaaatgaaaataaacatgTTGATGACACTGAATTTTTAACATACGAAGAAACAagcaatataaaaaaaaaagcatatAGAGATTAtatcaattatataaatgaaagacgatatccatatataaattatttaaaaactaaaaatgaaaaaataataaaaaaattattaattgcTAATAATGGTATGGCAGCATTAAAATGCATATTGTCGTTAAAAGAATGgttatttaaaacatttaatgatgaaaatttgatacaaataatagTGTTAGCTACTGaagatgatataaaaagtaattCCAAATACATATCTTTATCAGATAAAGTTATTAAAGTTCCCTCTGGAAAAAACAGTTATAATTACGCAAATGTCTCTTTAATTGTTGACATTgcgaaaaaagaaaatgtcGATGCGGTTTGGCCAGGTTGGGGGCATTGCTCGGAAAATCCATTATTGTCATCCATGCtagaaaaggaaaatataatttttattgggCCAACTGATAATGTTATGGAAGCATTAGGTGATAAAATATCAGCCAACATTTTAGCTCAGAGTGTTAATGTGCCTGTTGTTAAATGGAGTGgtgataatttaaaaattaatgattttgaaaataattcaattaATCcagatatatatgataaatctACTGTTCATTCGTTAGAAGAATGCATCAGTGAATGTAAAAGGATTGGTTATCCTGTTATGATAAAAGCGTCGCAAGGTGGTGGTGGGAAAGGTATTCGAAAggtagaaaatgaaaatgaaataaaaaaatattatgaacaaGTTCAAAATGAATTACCAAATTCaccaatatttttaatgaaagTATGTAGCAATGTTAGACACATTGAAATACAAGTTGTTGGTGATATGTATGGAAATGTTTGCTCATTAAGTGGTAGAGATTGTACTACACAAAGAcgatttcaaaaaatatttgaagaGGGCCCACCTTCTATTGTTCCTCCACATACTTTTAGAGAAATGGAAAAAGCATCCATACGTTTAACAAAAATGATCAAATATAGAGGTGCAGGAACCattgaatatttatatgatcaAATTAATAACAAATATTACTTTTTAGAATTAAATACCCGTTTACAAGTAGAGCATCCTGTTTCAGAAGGAATAACTGATACCAATATTGTTGCTATTCAGCTTCAAGTTGCTATGGGCATACCTCTTCAAAATATAGacgatataaaaaaattatataaaatagaagagaaaacacaaaaaaacGCATCATTAAGCAGTGATAGTAGTTCAAATGATAAGTTAAAACTTCCAATAAGtgaaaaagataataatagtgtagtgcaaaataatttgaGTGAAAAATTGGGTATGTTTGATTTTTACAACAGCATGCCTCACACTAAAAATCATGTAATTGCTGCTCGAATAACAGCCGAAAACAGTAATGACAGTTTTAAACCAACATCAGGCttagtaaaaaatgttaattttcaaaattcgAAAGATGTATGGGGgtatttttctattaataATGGGTTTGTTCATGAGTTTTCGGACTCACAAATTGGTCACATATTTGCAAAAGGGGAAACAAGAGAAATGGCGAGAAAGAATTTAATTCTAGCACTAAGGAAATTAAACATAGACGGAGAAATTAAGACagttacaaaatatttagcAAAAATATTAGAGTCCAAAGCATTTATAGATAACAATATAACAACAAATTGGCTAGATGTTGTAATagaacgaaaaaaaaatatatattacaatacttttcatataattattttgtgtgctgccatatttaaattgttgatttattttatgaaagaaatggaaaatatgGAAGATAGTCTAAATAGGGAAGATATTTCAATAAAATCAGAAAATAGTATCAATGACATAAGTTTAAAgggaaaaatgaaaagagCATATGtttttgatataatttttcaaaatgtaaaatatatgttcaAGGGATATAATACTGGTGaagatttatataaactgaatataaatgatcaagaaatagaaatattagcaaaatatgataaagaaaataataaaatatttgcatCATTCCATAatcaaacatatatatatacatgtataGAAGATTCTTTAGGAACACATATGAATTTAGGGAACGACAATGTATTTATTCCTGTTATTACAAATCCATATCATTTAATATCAAATACGAATGggaaaattgtaaaatatttaataaaagatggcgaaaaaattaacaaatttgATGATTACATAGAAGTAGAAGcaatgaaaatgattatGACTTTTAAATCTACTGAAACTGGTATTTTAAAGCATAAAATGTCAGAAGGTGctatgataaaaattggTGATTTATTAGGAGTTATAGAAAAGGAAAAGGATGATCATAATTCCCCAAATGATGATAAcaataacaaaattattgaTTTTATTGGGCATCTAAATTTGTCAAACAAAAATGCATATGAATTAGATGGAACAATTTTTCCAGGTTTAACAGAAGAATCGCATAATAATGAAGTGTGCTGTAACAAcattgaaaaagaaaaatttgaaaattcgaaaaatgataaaatcgATTCCACAAAATCCATTAATAGCCATTCACAGGTTGATACACCAAATGAATCACTGTCTATTCAAGATATAAAAACGGGAGGTGTGgaaacaaatgaaaaacaattttGCACAGAAgacaaacaaatatataataaccaAGTAAATAGACGAAACAAATtgtttttgaaaaaaagaaatagagaaaataacaaaaatagtATGTTTCGTTTATTTTCTCAGAAAAACGAcaataacaataaaataggAGATTCGTATATAGAGAGCGATCCCACAGATGACACCTTAATCTATGAtaagataaataaaaaaaatactaataATGAATCATTGGCGTCCACAAAAAAGGAACAAGAAGATGGTACAAGTATTCCAGAAACTACCAAAGAAACATCTATAGgatcaaaaaattatttaaatgaaaaatttaattatgttaaaaaatatttaacgaatttaaatttatcgATAACAAATaccataaataaaatgagtACAGCATCTAATGaagaattaataaatgataattctgaaaataatttatctaCTACAAATACAATGCATAATGATTCAATTGATAATTCTGGTAGCAATGAATCGCTTGTTACTCAAAGGACGAATAATATATCTGAAGAAAGAATAGATAATAgtaacaattttatatcttatgaaaattataaaaatcaatcatataaaaacaaaatagtTTCTACTGAAATTGATTTTCCAGTAAATTTTGAGGGTAAAAACTTGGATAAAGCGAAAATAATTAGCGATACCGAAATAGGTAGAAGCATTGATGATAATTCACAAAGTAGTAGAAATAGAGACAATACAAATTTCAATGAAAAGGTTGaattaaattttgataaCCGAAAAGATAAAGGAAATGAATTTTTCCTTGAATTATCAAACACAAAAAGAATTGAATATTTACTAAAAGGATATGAGCAagattatgaaaaatgcTTTGAAAATTTCTtaaaagacaaaaataattttgatacaaatctaaattatatattagataaatttatagaatacaatcatttattttcgAAAAAGGAAATTATTAGCGAAGTAGAAATTTattctattttatataacagTATTAGTGATAAGAAAAAGCAATATGAAGTTatacatgcatatacatacaactatttaagtataaaatttctagaaaaaatattaaataatataataaatgataaaaaaatggatttgtctttacaaattttaaataaaataaaaatattaaaagaattCAAAGGAAAGATTTTTGGATCTATAATTTTACTATCGAgatacattatatatttacatgaACAGATCgaaaaaattcattatttggaATCTTCttttcaatataataaaaatatggaagATATGAAGAAGCAAagtttacaaaattatatccGTCTTCTTACTAAGTCCAAAAATATggattattataaaatagacAAAATcttaaataatacaaattatgAAGAAAAGATAAAATTCTTTTTAAAATCCCCATTTGATattcactattttttaccattgttatttaaaactgaaaattataattatcagGAAATTTTCAATACATATTTACGTAATTTGTACAAATATTCTACTATAAAAGCGAAGCCACATTCACCCAattgtttaatattttctataaataatcatgaatataacaataccatactaaatttaaatgaagaCATCACTATTGAACAGTTTAAAACTATGTTGGAtgacatattatataaaatcaaatctgatatgataaatactttacatataataaataaaaatgaactTTTCTTTAATTCATTGCAAAACTATTTAGATAAAGCTGCCATAAAAGTGAatactttatatatatataactattttggaaataaatatagtgaaattcataaaattgATATGAACACATATAAAGAACGAAAAAAAGTGCAAGACAATCCCAAAACAAATCCAATAGaaactaataaaaatgattctactataaatagtaaaacATACCTCCTTCCTTTTGAAGAAGAAATTCTCAATTCAGAAGATATTGCAGCaaattttgaattaaaaaatgtaggacaagaaatatttaataaaactaAAATATCACTAGGAACatacaaacaaaataataaatactcTTCGTTATTTGCTCAAAGAATCATCgatataaatgatttacaaaaacaaattgATTCAGGCAATGCAAAGATCCATGATGAACATAAGCAAATTGAAAGGACCCCAAATggaaaaaacaatatactattgccaaaaaatatagaaaaggACCAAATGAGCAATCAAAtttatgatttatttatgtcTGAATTAAAGGAATCTATAGAAGATATAAGTACTTATAGATTAAATCCATCGATTCAGgatattaaaattagtagcaatataatatatcatatagTATTGCCTAATAATTCGAATATAAAAGATCAGATAAATGgaattaaacaaatttataaaaatttcctcaataaatataatgagcTTTTCATAGATAACTATGttaataatgtatatattaaagtATATACAGAAATTAAAGACAAAGcaaataatgaaacaaaattaGAGCTTAACCAATTGTTGAAATTGCACGTTCTTtttgataatgaaaaagagGTTATTGAACAAGtggataaaataaatccaGTTCTTATCGATACATTGTACTTAAAACGAAAGAGAGCAAGAGATGTAGACACTATATACGCTTATGATTTTGTTAATCTTATAAACATTGCACTAAATAGGATAAATAATACTTTGAAtgacaattttaattatattaatagtgTGAAAGAATTCAAGTTAGATTATAGCATGGACAAACAcgaagaaataaatgatgCAGTAAGTGCAGACAAGAAAGAAAAACCTCAGcctaataaaaatgataaacaaTCTAAATGgctttttgaaaattttgaaaatttaagtaatgatgaaattcgaataaaaaaatcacTTTATTTATCAAACTCTTTGGAAATAGGACAAAATAAACTGAGTGTAATTGGATTGTTAATGAATGTAAAAACAGATGAATATAAAGAAGGAAGagatattgtttttataataaatgacaTTACAACAAATGGAGGCGCATTTAGTGTTTTAGAAGACGAACTATTTTATGGAGTATCATGTTATgcaagagaaaaaaaaataccacGTATATCTATTTCTTGCAACTCTGGAGCAAAAATAGGATTATATAATCATCTTATGgataaaattaaagtaTCCTggaatgatgaaaataaaaaagaacttggatataaatatttatatataacagaagaaataaaagaacAGATTCCtaaaaaagatattatttatttaagagaaatttatgaaaatggagaaaaaagatatataatTGATGCTATTGTAggaaatttaaataatcataTAGGGGTAGAAAACTTAAGAGGTAGTGGATTAATAGCAGGAGAAACCTCAAAAGCTTATGACGAAATTTTTACTCTTTCATATGTCACTGGAAGAAGTGTTGGAATTGGTGCTTATTTAGTTAGATTAGGTAAACGAactattcaaaaaaaaggatCATCTCTTTTATTAACTGGTTTTAATGctttaaacaaaatattaggtgaaaaagtatatataagtaATGAACAATTAGGAGgtgtaaatattatgatgaaaaatGGAATATCTCAATTAGAAGCTGAAAATGATCAGGATGGAGTagataaaattttcaagtGGTTGTCATATGTTCCTAAAACGAGCGacaattattttgatgTTCTTGGAGAAgatacaaaattaattcatAATAAATTTCAAGAAAATATCAAACGGGATGTTTGCAAATCTAAAAACataaacaatttaattGATTCTGATAaagaatttaataattatccAAAGGGATACGCTAGTGATGGAGACATACAAGAGTATGCGCAAAAAAACAGTTTACACAGCAGTTCAGATAGTACTACTTTCGAACAAGAAAATGTCAAAGAAAGTGATACTTCACTTATGGATAtcaatgaaaaaaattgtgaTGAAGAATCGGTGAATGAAATTAATGACGTGATCCCAGATAATTGGaatcaaataaatgatatagaTATGGACAATGTAAATGAAGCGGATATCATCGAATTACTAAAAGGATCTGATAAAAGACAAGGATTTTTAGACAAAAACAGTTACTTTGAATACATGAATGAATGGGGAAAAGGTATTATAACTGGAAGAGGAAAATTAGGATCAATACCAATTGGTTTTATTgctgtaaataaaaatttagttACCCAAACTGTTCCATGTGATCCAGCATTAAAAACTAAAGCTATAAAAACAACAAATGCTCCTTGTGTTTTTGTACCTgataattcatataaaacTGCGCAATCTATTGAAGATTTTAATAAAGAGAATTTGCCATTATTTGTCTTTGCAAATTGGAGAGGCTTTTCAGGAGGTACTATGGATATGTTTAACAGTATCTTAAAATTTGGATCGATGATAGTTAATCAATTAGTTAATTATAAACATCCCGTTTTTGTATACATACCCATTTTGGGAGAACTTAGAGGTGGGTCTTGGGTAGTAGTAGATGAAACATTGAACAGCCAAATAATAGAAATGTATGCAGATACTAATAGCAAAGGTGGAATATTAGAACCTCCAGGATTAGTAGAAGTCAAATTTAAGTTTgcagaaataaaaaagttaatgAATAACAGTGatccatatataatagaacTAAATAAGAAACTCGCGACTCTTCAG aatGAAGAAGAAATTTTAAGtgtaaaaatggaaatagaAAAGAAGGAAAAGGAACTGcttccattttatttacaagTATGTCATAAATATGCAGATCTACATGATGTATCCTCATGTATGAAGGAGAAAGGAGTTATTAGAAAGATTGTTCCATGGGAAATATCTCGATCCTTTTTCTATTACCGCTTATTAAGAAGATTGATATTGCATACATTAAA CAAAAAATTTGGAGATTCTTATGCAAAATCTGATGAAATTAAGAATATTATCGACGACCTTAAAAATTCAGAAAGTGATGACCAAGTTGTATGCAAAAGAGTTTTAACTggaaatgttttaaaaaacatgaacaagataaaagataaaattttacataaaaaaactttAGATGGTATTTTCAAAgaatttcaaaatttatcaaaaacacaaaaaatggaactttataaaaaaattagttcTTATGaattttaa
- a CDS encoding mediator of RNA polymerase II transcription subunit 6, putative produces MAETYYESELKKDNKIEYVDNIFLSKNILNNRENALNYFYTSPFYTSKSHISLNEKIRVGKIIGEEDEGYLFDISYDNLDVLKKDEPADSASMHIYYNTNSIYHIRLTHIYKLKNILFKKVTQMFCVFNGKIYSSRSFGELLINKINNIVRNIENFYDRVNNMMNFNITSNYYFENKAHLKKLDDSHKNFSLDDFNISITKKKKK; encoded by the coding sequence ATGGCAGAAACATACTATGAATCCGAATTGAAGAAAGATAACAAAATAGAATATGtggataatatatttttatcaaaaaatatattaaataatagaGAAAATgctttaaattatttttatacttcTCCTTTTTATACATCAAAAAGTCATATAtcattaaatgaaaaaattcgAGTAGGGAAAATAATTGGTGAAGAAGATGAGGggtatttatttgatataagctatgataatttagatgttttaaaaaaggatGAGCCAGCTGATAGCGCtagtatgcatatatattataatacaaattctatttatcatataagactaacacatatatataaattaaaaaacattCTTTTCAAAAAAGTAACTCAAATGTTTTGTGTTTTTAATGGGAAGATATATAGTTCACGTTCTTTTGGGGAAttactaataaataaaataaataacattGTACGAAATATCGAAAACTTTTATGACCgagtaaataatatgatgaattttaatataacatcaaattattattttgaaaataaagcaCACCTTAAGAAGTTAGACGATTCACACAAAAATTTTAGCCTCGAcgattttaatatttcgattaccaaaaaaaaaaaaaaataa
- a CDS encoding autophagy-related protein 12, putative, with protein sequence MSYFPIRYFPSFDKKPDMNECIFSRRNKKGIKVEKMKIVLKSISGISILKKNKIIINGNETLASILNFLKKIYNKEEYIYLYINNTIKPNLDDYISDLFDLYQISNSLNISYSFNPAY encoded by the exons ATGTCATATTTTCCTATACGCTATTTTCCAAGCTTCGACAAAAAACCTGATATGAACGAATGTATATTTTCCAGgcgtaataaaaaaggtataAAAGTggaaaaaa TGAAAATAGTACTTAAAAGCATAAGTGGGATAtctattttgaaaaaaaacaaaattattataaatggaAATGAAACGCTAGCAtccattttaaattttctcaaaaaaatatataataaagaagaaTATATA TATCTATACATTAATAACACGATTAAACCTAATTTGGACGATTATATATCAGATTTATTTGAT TTATATCAAATTTCCAACAGTTTAAACATTTCATATAGTTTCAATCCAGcgtattaa
- a CDS encoding mitochondrial pyruvate carrier protein 2, putative → MNIIRKVFYPNIVPKIKNHIAGCNINNNIKKAFVSDTGLLSIHFWAPTFKWSISLANIVDINRDPKLLSLPQQFAIGLTGLLFSRFAYVIKPRNMNLLTINIFMSITAMYQITRIALYKYNNTNSEKEIKE, encoded by the exons atgaatataattagAAAAGTTTTTTATCCAAATATTGTCcccaaaataaaaaatcatattGCAGGATGCAACattaacaataatataaaaaaggcaTTCG TGTCAGACACAGGCCTCTTATCTATTCATTTTTGGGCACCAACCTTTAAATGGTCAATATCTCTAGCAAACATTGTTGATATAAATAGAGATCCTAAACTTTTATCTCTTCCACAACAATTTg CCATAGGATTAACTGGATTGTTATTTAGCAGATTTGCATACGTCATTAAACCAAGGAATATGAATTTACTTACAA ttaacatatttatgaGTATAACAGCTATGTATCAAATTACGCGTATTGCcctatataaatataacaacACAAACAGCGAGAAGGAAATTAAagagtaa